In one Silene latifolia isolate original U9 population chromosome 10, ASM4854445v1, whole genome shotgun sequence genomic region, the following are encoded:
- the LOC141608847 gene encoding uncharacterized protein LOC141608847 has translation MKVSELMVTGGGAWSEEKLSMYLLSFERERVRNIRLSEEDHDDMWYWAAERDGEYTVRSAYKLLLGFESDASEPSTWERSKWIWNNLWKVQVWPRIKLFFWQLCNDALATKAAFEGEKGEIDRVVRRIQRVLEEVEGDRVAQSKREGRLADEGQNEHGRGWTAPGEGWVKLNLDAGVKEGVSVGICGVCRDSAGKVLWSMAARRLEVWEAHVAEAVAVLEGLEEAVKAGHDAVIVESDCSQVIDGLNSRKTGRSVFALVLEDILRLCNSFVSVVFFSVSRKNNEVAHALAHALPVVSGRSVWMEKLPDVVSRYISLE, from the exons ATGAAGGTGTCTGAGCTTATGGTCACGGGTGGAGGAGCTTGGAGTGAGGAGAAGCTTTCGATGTACTTGCTGTCGTTTGAGAGGGAAAGAGTGCGCAACATTCGGCTGAGTGAAGAGGACCATGATGATATGTGGTACTGGGCTGCGGAGAGGGATGGTGAGTATACTGTTCGTTCTGCCTATAAGCTTTTATTGGGGTTCGAGAGTGATGCTTCTGAGCCATCGACATGGGAACGAAGTAAATGGATATGGAATAACCTTTGGAAAGTTCAAGTGTGGCCACGGATTAAGCTCTTCTTCTGGCAGTTGTGCAATGACGCGCTAGCCACCAAG GCGGCTTTTGAGGGAGAGAAGGGAGAGATTGACAGGGTGGTTAGACGTATTCAACGGGTTTTGGAGGAGGTTGAGGGAGATAGGGTGGCGCAGTCCAAACGGGAGGGGAGGCTGGCGGATGAGGGACAGAATGAGCACGGAAGGGGGTGGACGGCTCCTGGGGAAGGCTGGGTTAAATTGAACCTTGATGCGGGAGTCAAGGAAGGTGTCAGTGTGGGGATATGTGGGGTGTGTAGGGATAGTGCGGGGAAGGTGTTATGGAGTATGGCAGCTCGGAGATTGGAGGTGTGGGAAGCCCATGTTGCTGAAGCGGTGGCAGTGCTCGAAGGTCTTGAAGAGGCGGTCAAGGCAGGTCATGATGCGGTGATCGTCGAAAGTGACTGTTCTCAAGTTATAGACGGACTGAATTCAAGGAAAACGGGTCGCAGTGTTTTCGCTCTTGTGTTGGAAGATATTTTACGTCTTTGTAATTCTTTTGTTTCTGTTGTTTTTTTTTCTGTGTCTCGTAAGAACAATGAGGTAGCTCACGCTTTGGCTCATGCGCTACCAGTAGTCTCGGGTCGCTCTGTTTGGATGGAAAAACTACCTGATGTAGTAAGTCGCTATATTTCGTTAGAGTAA
- the LOC141608848 gene encoding uncharacterized protein LOC141608848, which produces MVFLCETKLSGREMRTVWAKFDGYEGMEVDSVGRSGVLAFWWKKGIRCDFVSASVHYMDFVIREEGGDWRVTGFYGWPAVADRHLSWQLLCILGRQSSLPWICIGDYNEILYANEMKGGQRAQWQMDNFREAVDDCGLVDVRYEGYSFTWDNGQAGADNRQCRIDRAMANSE; this is translated from the coding sequence ATGGTGTTTCTTTGCGAGACGAAACTCAGTGGTCGTGAAATGCGGACTGTCTGGGCTAAGTTTGATGGGTACGAGGGTATGGAGGTGGATAGCGTTGGCAGGTCCGGTGTGCTCGCTTTTTGGTGGAAGAAGGGGATCCGGTGTGATTTTGTTTCGGCTTCAGTACACTATATGGACTTTGTGATCCGTGAGGAGGGAGGGGATTGGAGAGTGACTGGGTTTTATGGGTGGCCTGCGGTTGCAGACCGTCATCTTTCTTGGCAGCTGTTGTGTATCCTGGGTAGACAATCTTCTTTACCTTGGATATGCATTGGTGACTATAATGAAATTTTGTATGCTAATGAGATGAAGGGAGGGCAACGGGCACAATGGCAGATGGATAATTTTAGGGAAGCGGTGGATGATTGTGGGCTTGTAGATGTTCGTTATGAAGGGTATAGTTTCACCTGGGATAATGGGCAAGCTGGAGCGGATAACAGACAGTGTAGGATTGATCGTGCTATGGCTAATAGTGAATGA